A region from the uncultured Draconibacterium sp. genome encodes:
- a CDS encoding OsmC family protein, with product MKHIVDMAWTDKLAFKADMDGHEVIIDASEEVGGSDLGPRPKKLMLTALAGCTGIDVVMILKKMKVDFEALNVIVEGELTEEHPKYYNKMTIVYQFKGKDLPLAKLEKAVKLSEEKYCGVSAVYREAVDMKTEIRVVE from the coding sequence ATGAAGCATATTGTAGATATGGCCTGGACCGACAAACTCGCTTTTAAAGCCGATATGGATGGTCATGAAGTAATTATTGATGCCTCGGAGGAAGTTGGAGGTAGTGATTTGGGACCACGCCCCAAAAAATTAATGCTTACCGCTCTTGCCGGTTGTACAGGTATTGATGTGGTGATGATTTTAAAAAAAATGAAGGTGGATTTTGAAGCCCTGAACGTAATTGTTGAAGGTGAACTTACGGAAGAACATCCGAAATATTACAATAAAATGACTATTGTTTACCAGTTTAAAGGCAAGGATTTGCCGCTGGCAAAGCTGGAAAAAGCTGTAAAACTCTCAGAAGAAAAATATTGCGGGGTAAGTGCTGTTTATCGCGAAGCCGTGGATATGAAAACCGAGATCAGAGTAGTGGAATAA